From Candidatus Peregrinibacteria bacterium, a single genomic window includes:
- a CDS encoding IS30 family transposase: KVSEEKIYAVQEKLNDRPRKSLRYRTPNEVISDLL, from the coding sequence CAAAGTATCAGAAGAAAAAATCTATGCAGTACAAGAAAAACTCAACGACAGACCAAGAAAATCACTTCGATATCGTACTCCAAATGAAGTCATTTCTGATCTCCTCTAG